Within the [Enterobacter] lignolyticus SCF1 genome, the region GGATTGCGGCGCTGAGTAGATTTTTTTATCTTTATATATCGATATTTATCCTGTGAGATAAAAATGAAAAAACGGCGGGTGGTGATTGGCGTTCTGGGGACGGTGCTGGACAGGCGAGGCAAACGGACAAATCGCTTTAAAAAATGGCGGCCCACGGTCGGCCTGTGCCAACAACCAGATATGCCGGTCGATCGTCTGGAGCTCATCCATCAACCACACGATGCCGGGATGTGCCAGCAACTGATTGAGGACATCAATTTACTCTCACCGCAGACGGCAGTGCGTTCGCATGCCATTGCCATCTCAGACCCGTGGGATTTTGAAGAGGTCTACGCCGCATTTCTCGATTTCGCCACTCACTACGACTTTGATACCGAAAACGAAGAGTATCTGGTGCATATCACTACGGGGACTCACGTTGCGCAGATATGCTGGTTTCTGTTGACGGAAGCCCGCTATCTGCCAGCCAGCCTGTTGCAAACCGGCCCGGCCGTCAGGGGTGCCACGGAGGAGGCGATCCCTGTGGGTATCTGCTCGGTGATCGATCTCGATTTAAGCCGCTATACCACGCTCACCAGCCGCTTTCAGCGCGAACAGCAGCAGTCGGTTTCTTTTTTGAAAGCCGGTATTGATACGCGTAATGCCACGTTCAACAAGCTGATTGACCGTATAGAGCGCGTGGCGCTGCGTTCCGGCGATCCCATTCTGCTGACCGGTCCCACCGGGGCGGGTAAATCCTTCCTCGCCAGGCGTATTTACGAGCTTCGCCAGTCCCGGCACCTGGTTGCCGGAAAACTGGTCGCCGTAAACTGCGCCACTCTGCGCGGCGACAACGCCATGTCCACGCTGTTTGGTCATGTGAAAGGCGCTTTTACGGGGGCGCTGACACCCCGTAGCGGTCTTTTACGTGAAGCCGATGGCGGCGTGTTATTTCTCGACGAGATCGCCGAACTGGGGCTGGATGAACAGGCGATGTTGCTGAAAGCGATTGAGGAAAAAACCTTTTTCCCGTTCGGTTCGGATAAAGAAGTTCACAGCGATTTCCAGTTGATTGCGGGAACCCACCGCGATATGCCGCAGTGGGTCGCAGAGGGGCGTTTTCGTGAAGATCTCTATGCCCGTATTAACATGTGGAGTTTTGCCCTGCCCGGACTTGCGCAGCGACGGGAAGATATTGCCCCCAACGTGGAGTTTGAACTTCAGCGTTTTTCCAGCAGTCAGCAGACCCAGATTCGTTTCGATAAAGAGGCGCGTGAACGCTATCTGACGTTTGCCTGTTCAGCGCAGTCGCAGTGGCGCGGTAACTTCCGCGAGCTGGGTTCATCCGTTGCCCGCATGGCAACGCTGGCCGAACAGGGACGCATCACGACAGACCTTGTTGACGAAGAAATTGCCTTACTGAAGGCGAGCTGGCAGGTCACGCCATCGCAACCAGCACTGGAGATGGAGATTGACCTTTTCGATCGCCGCCAACTGGAAACCGTGCTTGAAGTGTGTCGTCGTAGCACGTCATTGTCGGAAGCCGGTCGTGAACTGTTCGCGGTTTCCCGTCAGAAGAAAACCAATCCCAACGATGCAGATCGCTTACGTAAGTACCTGGCGCGTTTTGGAATGCGCTGGGAAAATCTCAAATAAGGGAATTGAGTATAATTTGTTTGAATAATCCCCCTCCGCGCGATAAATAATAACTATGGTCAGGTTCGATCCTGACCGGTTTATAACAAGCAAACACCCCATACGTGCAAGGAAAACAGCAATATGATCCTACCTACGTAATGTGGACACAGCTCTAAGCGAGGTTCTGGTTTTCAAATTGCTCCGGGCTTAGACCGCCGCACGCACTGTGGCGACGCCAGCGATTGTAGTCACACTCAATATAATTAAACACCGTCGTCCGCATTATTTCTCTGCTGGTAAAGTGTTCTCCGTGAATACATTCCACTTTCAGCGAATGAAAGAAGCTTTCCACACAGGCATTGTCATAACAGCAACCTTTTGCGCTCATGCTCCCCCGCAGATTATGGCGTTTCAGTAACGTCTTATAATCCGCTGAACAGTACTGACCACTGCGGTCCGTGTGAACAATGACATTTTCCGGACGTTTACGCCGTCAGAGCGCCATTTGCAGTGCATCGCAGACAAGTTGTGCTGTCATACGCGACGACATTGACCAGCCGATGACAGCACGCGACCACAGATCTATGACCACCGCCAGGTATAACCAACCTTCATCTGTACGTAAGTAGGTGATATCACCTGCCCACTTCTGGTTTGGGCCACTGGCGTAAAAATCCTGTTTCAGCAGGTTCTCTGACACGGGCAAGCCGTGCTCACAGTAACTGACCGGACTGAACTTGCGGGCCGCTTTCGCCCGCACTCCCTGACGACGCAGGCACCAGACATACCAACCGCTGCGGGCAACCCGAAGCACCCGGCACATGGCTTTGACGCTGAACTCTGCCCGGTGGTTTTCGATAAAGACATACTTCATTTCAGGCGCTTCGCGAAGTATGTCGCGGCCTTTTGGAGAATGGCGAGTTCCTCAGCCTGCTCCGCCAGTTGCTGCTTGAGGCGTGCATTTTCAGCAGCCAGTTCACTTTCACGCTCCGACGAGGTCATTTGTTGATGTTGTTTGCTGGGCCTGGCATAAAGCTGAGATTCATAGAGACTAAGTTCACGGGCTGCGGCAGCCACACCAATACGCTCAGCAAGCTTCAGGGCTTCATTGCGAAATTCAGGTGTGTGCTTCTTACGTGTTTTTTTGCTGGTTAATGCTGGTTTTGTCATGAGTTACCTCTGGTTGAGAGTTTACTCACTTAGTCGCGTGTCCACTATTCGCGGGTAGGATCAATTGACTGTTACTAGAAGTCCAGAGACAAAATCCATGAATTGTTCACCGCCTTTTTATCGCCACTCAAAAAAAGATAACAAAAAGGCCACTCAGGAGAGTGGCCTAACTGTATGTATTTAATACTTAAATTTGGTGGCCCCTGTTGGGTTTGAACCAACGACCAAGCGATTATGAGTCATAAAATAGGCATGTTTCTAATCGTTCGCTATTGACGCTTATTGTATTTTTAATTGTCTATAATCAATCGGTTATGATGTTGTTTTTGTTTCTGATTGGTTGTCTCGTCTCCCCATTGTACTATCGTTACCTGACCCATTACCTGACCCAAAATGGGCATCGGGTCAGGTAACGCTTATCCTTAGAAAGGTAACCTCATGGCCGCTAATCTTACCGAGACTGCTATACGCGGATTGAAGACAAAAAGCACGTCGTACTACGTGTGGAACAATAGTGCTCAGCGTGGTACCGGCAGGCTTGGCGTTAAGGTTCAGCCTTCAGGCAGCAAAGTTTTTTATTTCCGTTACTACGTTGAGAAAGGGAAGAAAGAGAAATTCATTCAGTTGGGCATCTGGCCTGAGATGAAACTGGTGACGGCCAATGAGCTGGCGAAAAAATATGGTGCCTGGCTTATTGAAGGAAAAGAACCTCAGCAAGAGCTTGAGCAACAGCGCCTGGCCGAGCAGCACATCATGCAGCTTCATCGCTCGCAGGGCTCGTTTAAAGAGCTGGTACATGGCTACGTTAACAAGATGAAGCTCGACAATAAGCGGACCTGGGCCGATGTTCTGAAGCGTCTTGAAAAAGAGTGCTATTCAGTCATTCCTCGTGAGACCAAAGCGAAAGATGTCACGCCCTTACAGATCAAAACGATCTTGTCAGCCATTATCCAGCGTGATGCGGTGGTCCATGCAAACCGAATTCGTTCCTATCTGATGGCGGCATTCAACTACGGGCTTAAAGCCGATAACGATCCGATGAATACTAGCGTGGGCATTACGTTTGGGCTTGAAGTTAATCCGGTATCGGCTATACCGAAGCAGTCCTCAGCGGAGAAAGTCGGTGATATATGGCTAACGCTGGAAGAACTACGAGTCGTCATGGAGCAGTTCGCTAAGGCAACTAACGTTGGGCCTTTGATGCAGCATCTCATCCGATTCTGTGTTTATGCGGGCGGGCAGCGTCCATTCGAAATGATTGCCAGCCAGTGGAGCGCGATTGACTGGCAGCAGAAGACGTTGCTGGTTATTGCCGATGTATCGAAAAACAAGCGTGAACACCTGATCCCGCTGACTGAATCGGCGTTACAGGAATTAGCCTCAGTGAAAGAGTTGACTAAGGAAAGTAACAGTCCCTACATCTTCCCACTCTCGACTAACGGCGAGCGACCGGTGCGCACCGACAGTCTGGCGCGTTCCATCATGTATTTCAGAGCTTTTAATCCTGAATTTAAAGTATTCACAGCGCGAGATTTACGTCGGACCTGTAAAACGTTAATGGGGGAAGCAGGGATCAGCAAAGAGATCCGCGACCGTATCCAGAATCACGCTTTGAATGACGTCAGCTCGAAACACTATGATCGTTATGATTACTTACCTGAAAAGCGCAGGGCGCTTGAGATCTGGGAAGATAGGGTCAACAACTATCAGCGACAGCAGGAAAATAACGTTGTGAACTTGTTTGGACGGAGGCAAGAGCTTGGCAAAATATGAGCTTAATTCAGCAGAAGAGCGGTATCAACCGGGCTCTGGAGACTTGGTGCTGGCTAATAAGTTAGGGATCACTGATGAAGAGGAAATGGAGGCGCTGGAATCTGGCTTGCTGCTGATGCTTTATGAACAGCTATTTATCGAAGGCCAGCCGCCAGCGGCGCTGGCTTTTGAGCATATCAGTGGCTGGCATCGTCAATGGCTGGGGAATGTATACGACTGGGCGGGGAGATTGCGTAATGCCAACTTAACTAAGGACGGTTTCCAGTTTGCCGCTGCCGACAGAATTCCACTGCTTCTGGATGGTTTCGAGAGGCAATTTCTCTCTAGGTCTGGTGAGCTGAAATCTCTGGCTCGTCCAGAGCTGGTTCGTTATCTGGCTGAATGTCATGTGGAATTTATTTTGATCCATCCATTCAGAGAAGGTAACGGGCGTCTGTCGCGGCTTCTTTGCGATGTGCTGGCTGTGTTGGCGGGGAAGGGCTTACTGGACTATAGCCTGTGGGATGAGCACAAGGCATTTTACTTCAAGGCGATACAGGCAGGCGTATCAGGGAACTACAGCCCCATGATGCAACTGGTGAGCGATATATTGCCAGATTAACGGGCGAGGCCAACGGCTTTCGCCTGTGCCTGATTTTTTTTGAGTTGCTGCTCAATCTTTTGCACAGAAGCACCGGTTTCTATCGCGGTCGAGCTGGCAACGGCGCGGTAGATTTGAGCTTTTGTGATAGGCGATTTTTTCATGTAGTCATGTCTCCTTGCGTTATTCTGGAAATTTTAGAGGGTAATGAGAATGCTTGCAAGGTATAGACTGAGTTCCACTTTAAGTTATATAAATCAATATATAAAGCACGTATAGTGCAAGCGGCGAAGCATCACACAGGACGACCAGTTAAATGACCTCAAAGCAGCCCGACTTTTACCCTCTGTCTATGGCATCTGAAAAGTATCATATCATGCCTGACAATATACTGAATGACTGGCTTGATCATAAGGTTCCACTCTACATTCGGTTGGATGCTTTGCCATGCCGGATTGTCCGATATATTGGCGGTGACAACTTTCTTTTGAAACATTGGAAACAGAAAATAAAAAGCGGAGTAGATTATTATCAGCACGAAGCCATGCCGGAATTTAAGATAAGGCAGTTTTACCCAGAGAAAAATGCAGAAATAGAGGCCCAACTTTTGGAAGGGGACCTGGGATTATGCCGTTATACCTATAATGGGCTCGCACATGGTTACTGGCGGGTAAAGGCTACACCTGTAACCCGTTTTGCTGAAGGTCCTTATGTGCTGACAGATATGGATACTGTCAGAGAAAATAATAATATTGCAGGTGCGATTGCGGTATATGGTAAAGACAACTGGGATTATTTGATATTTCCGAGTGAAGTTTTCCGAGATAAATCAGAACTGTTTTTTAATGCAAATGAGTTGCCACTACAAAGCGGAGAAAACATGTCCGGTGAGAAAAAAGAAAAACAAACCCGCATTTCAAGGCCAGAAAGAATAGCTCTGTATGTCATGCTGAAAGAGCATTATCTTGATGGCAATGGTGAGGTTAATTTTTCAAAAATGGCGGAAATGCTTACGGTGACTGCCGGAAAACATGGATTTAGTGACTCATTTAGTGATGACACCATCGCTAAGTGGATAAAACGTATTGAGAATGAAAATCAATAGCTAGCCTTCCGTTGGTAATGAAACGTCAGAATGGCGCGTCGTCCACTTTAAAGATGAAAAAATAATCAACATGTGACCGCGCCAGTTGAATAGTGAACCACAGAAACCGCATTAAGTCCCGCAATAAGCGTTGACACCTTAATAAGGTGTCCGCTGCTTTCATTCAGTTACCCATCTGCGACATGCTGCTTCCACTGAAACAAAGGAGGCAGTATGAGTACAACATTTATTACACCTACTCCGGAAGAACGCCTGAAAGTCCTGCGTAATTACGGTGAGCAAAGCGAGCGTCTGGTTCGTGAACGGGAGCGTCAGGTCATCACATCCATTTCTCGCTCTACCGCGTGGAAGCTTGAAAAGGCTGGCAAGTTTCCGCAACGTAAATCACTTGGGGTGAAGTCGTGTGGTTGGTTGCTTAGCGATCTTCTTTACTGGATAAACGAAAGGTAGTGGCTAAACATCTCCTAATTCAGCATTTATTTTTCTGACCCAAAATAGAGGATGGATAACATGCATGTTTAAAAGAACTAAGAGTAAGCAGAATAGAGAACTTTGCTTGGAGTTTCAGACGCTCCCCACTTTTGTACAACGATTGATACGCTATATACATTATAAAACAGGTGCCGCAGTTGAGCTTATTTTAATAGTGTTGCTTGGTGTAATGGCGTATGCCTGTCAGGATAAATTTGATGTTCAGCTTAAAAATGGGAAAACCTTTACATCGCTTTACCTCCTATTTTTAGCAAGATCAGGTAGCAGGAAATCAACCGTCTTCAGGTTATTGATGGAGGAAATCTATCGGCTGGAAAAAGAACTGAAAGATGATTTCCTGTTAAAGGAGAAAGTTTATGAGCAGAAATTCGCATCTTGGGAAGTAGAATTAAAAGAGTATAAAAAACAATACAGTAAAGCTATTCGTCAGAAGAGCGGTGTAACTGAAGCACTTGAAGCACAGGAGGAATGCCATGCAAGAAAACCAGTTGCACCGATAAGAAAGTATCTTACTAAAAACGATTCAACAAGTGAGGGACTTAGAAAGGTATTGGCGCAGGGCTCTCCGTCATTGATGCTCGGGTCTGATGAGGCCGGAGGGTTATTCGACGGTAATCTTTTCCGTAATACACCAGTACTCAACTCTCTTTGGGGAGAAGGGAAAATAGCAGACAGCAGGGCATCACGCGACAGCTACGATGTTGATGACGCACGGCTAAGCATGTTGCTAATGATGCAACCTGGTTTGTTTGATTACTATCTTGGAAAACAGGGAAAAATTGCAAAAGACTCAGGATGGTTAGCTCGTTTATTACCAATTGACATGGAACAAATACCTGAACTATGCATCATCCCTGATGATGCCTGTTCATGGTCTGATGAGCCAGAGCTTGAAGAATTTTTCTCTATTCTCACTAAGCATTTGCAAGATGGAATGAGACGTAGAGGAAAAAATGAAGAAAGAATCTGTATTACTTTATCTGAAGAGGCGAAAACGTTATGGGATAAACAAAGTCAACGAATTCGGGAACTAATGAAACTAGGAGAGGATCTGCACCACTACGATGATTTTGGTGCCCGATTTATGGAGCATGCTTCAAGAATTGCAGCAGTAATGCAAATGTTTATTACACCTGATTTACCAATAATTACTAAGGAGACATTAGTGTCAGCCTTTAAAATAACTGAATGGTGTCTTAATCATTTAATTGTAAAAATAGACGCTACCAGAAAGCCTAGTGACTCTGAAATATTGCTATTTTGGCTTGAGGAACATGTTATCAGTAATCAATCTTACGATTTCAGGAGACATAGTATTCGTAGAGATGGTCCAAATTGTCTTAGGAACATCGAGCGCCTGATATCTGTTTTAAAAAAGCTTGAAAGTGAGAGGAAGGTTCAGTTATTCAAGGAGGGGGGCGTTGATTACGTGAAATTTATAGGTTCAGAAATGAAACCTGAAAATCTAGCAAATGTATTAAAAATACCTACACTTTCATCTGGATCAGTTGCTTTTAATAAGTTACCACGACCTGAATAACTTCAGAGTAACTGAGGTTATCCAGATTGATATTTTTTGTTCCTAAGGTCAGTAACGCTGCGGCTTTAGTTTAAATTATTAGGGAGGGCAATTAATGGGTTTTAACTGGTATATGTAATATACCTTCATTAATGTTCTAATCTTATATCTGTACATCCCCCTGCAGGGATTATATCCAACATCACATGGGTAGCGTGAGGGCTACCCATTACCTAATGATTAATATTTACAGAATGAAGGATTATTATGGAATCACAATATTTGCTTACCGACGAAGAAATTGTCATGCTGACAACGGAAACCTCCAGAATGTATGACTCGCCCATTGATGGCTATATGCTTAACAAAGCACTTAACATGGTCTATAACAGCTTAGAACAGCATAAACGGATATTGGCTATTCGTACTGACCCGAGATTTGCAATGTCTCATGTACCGGGAGAACCTGATCTACCAATATGCTTCCAACAAGATGATCCACAGGCAATCACTCGTTTCTTCGAGTCACTGAAAAGTCAGTTACGGGCGGATCACAAACGCTCTCGGAGAGCAGGAGATCCAACACTACCATCTTATGTGTGGTGCAGAGAACGCGATACCGGGGAGCACCCACATTATCACCTGATGTTGCTGTTTAATGCAGATGTGTATGGATACTTGGGCAATTACCAAGAACTCAATGCTAAAAATATGGCAACCCGAATACAGAAAGCCTGGTGCAGTGCTGTAGGGCTTGCTCACGAAGATTACGCAACATTAACTGAATTCCCACCAAATGCTGTTTATAGGTTTAGCATCTTCGATGCTTTGGATCGTAACTCAGTCTACTGGGATTTCCTGATTCGACTGGCGTATCTGGCGAAAACCAGAACAAAGGATGTTCACAGCGGTTACCGCAACTTTGGCACAAGCCAGTGTCCACGCTTAAGCGGATTAGCCTGCTAATAGCACTCTGGGTGAGGATAAATACCTCACCCAGTCAATTAACATAATTGATACATTTCTAGGTAAAAAATTCGATACAGTGTCTCGGTACCCTGCTACAACCTGCTACATGTAGCAGCTGTAGCAGTTCCCAAGAAGCAGCACATACATTTTGGGTCTAAGAGTTACTGGTATGATGTAGTCAACGACACCTGCAATTAACCGATCGATTATGATACAAAGGTGTCATTGATGGCACACGAGATGTTGACTGTAGCCAGTTTGAAATAATCTTTTTCACATGTATGGCCTTTCTTATAGGAGAGGCCAATCTGAATCAACGATAATCATTATTTAAATAATCTGCGTTTCGGACGAAAAAATAGCATTCAGAACTTTGGTCGATTGCAATAACGTCTCTAGTGCAGTCCTCAGTGGAGAAAATACTTCATGTTCCACTGGAAATTCACCATACTCCTTCCAGCAATCAGTAAGTAATTTTGGATTAATGATAACAGGAAGAAAATAGTTACCTTTCCCCTTATCCAATAGCCCTAACTCCCTAAGTTGCTCACGGTATTGCTGTTGAATAGTACTGGTATAGCTCGTAAGCTTTCTGGCCCCACCAAAAAATCCTGCATTCAATTTAAACTCAAAACCAAACTGCCCCTGCTCGGTTCCTGTACCAGTCAGAACGGCTAAAATATAATCATTTCCATCAGTAACTGTCGAACTGTTTTCAAACCAATATTTGCAGTTAACGCCTTCAATGACCCAGGCTGGATGGCCTAGCCAGCAATAGTCCTGATGTTCATAATTTGCTTTACCTACCCAGTTGTTGTCTTTCATAAATCGTTCAACACACTGATCAAAGCTTTTCCAGAAGGCAGGGCTTAAATGCTGTTCAAAATAAACAACAGCTTCGTTAAACATCTTTAGTTGCGAAAGAATCAGTATACCGGCCTGACGTTCCGCATCGCTGTGTGGATTCATGTCTAATCCCTTAAATTAAAATGTACGAACTCGATTAAGAAAGCAAAATGCGGCATGGGCAGCCATTTGGCGTGAAGGCGAGTTTTCATTGGCAGAAATGAATTCTTTGTAATGTGCTTGCAACGAAGACACTAAAGCTGTGGCGAGATGTCGCCAAGAAATACAAGGAACATCCTCTGGTTTGAAATCTAAGCCACAGGTCAGCGGTTTTCCGCCACGAGGCGTTAAAAAGATAACGGCCCAAGGACGTGAGATTGCGCGCAATTTAGCATCAGAACAGTATCGGGCGACTTGTTCTGGCTGTTCATACGCATCAATTTTCACCTCTATAAGCAGGAAAAAATTATCCGCATTGATTTCTACATCAACACGATTGGTATTATCGCCAGTAGGATTAGTTTCAACCCGCACCCGACAATAGTGAAGGTAATCTTCAGGGATATCATTTCTGCTGTGCCGTATTGCCTGCAGGAATGCCTGTAAAGGTAGTCTCCCGAAACCATGAGTCCCCTCGGGATCAAGAAGCCAGGCAAGAACAGCTGTGTTACGAACTTCTTTACGCCCAAGACCTGCTACTTCCCAGGGATCAAAAGATAAAGATCGATGCTGAACAACTTTCAGTGGTTCAGAGAGCAGGCTGAAGAACTCAGTTAGCTGAGATGCATCAATATTTGTTTTTTTATCTTTTTCTCTGGCCCACTCCAGGTTTTTTGGCCATTGGTGAAAAAATTCCGGTAGCAACTCAGCCAGTGAAGAATTGTCATGTTCCATTAGATGCCCACTTAAAAAAGACGAATTGTTCATACTAGCGGCAATTCAAAACACTTCACCGGTTTCCCATCCTGCATTTCTACCAGTAACCGTGCAGATTGTGGTTGCTCTACCAGCAATCCCTGTTGGAATTGCCCGAACGACAAATGGGCTTCTTCAATAGCCATCTTTTGCTGC harbors:
- a CDS encoding Fic/DOC family protein, encoding MAKYELNSAEERYQPGSGDLVLANKLGITDEEEMEALESGLLLMLYEQLFIEGQPPAALAFEHISGWHRQWLGNVYDWAGRLRNANLTKDGFQFAAADRIPLLLDGFERQFLSRSGELKSLARPELVRYLAECHVEFILIHPFREGNGRLSRLLCDVLAVLAGKGLLDYSLWDEHKAFYFKAIQAGVSGNYSPMMQLVSDILPD
- a CDS encoding PD-(D/E)XK nuclease family protein, which translates into the protein MEHDNSSLAELLPEFFHQWPKNLEWAREKDKKTNIDASQLTEFFSLLSEPLKVVQHRSLSFDPWEVAGLGRKEVRNTAVLAWLLDPEGTHGFGRLPLQAFLQAIRHSRNDIPEDYLHYCRVRVETNPTGDNTNRVDVEINADNFFLLIEVKIDAYEQPEQVARYCSDAKLRAISRPWAVIFLTPRGGKPLTCGLDFKPEDVPCISWRHLATALVSSLQAHYKEFISANENSPSRQMAAHAAFCFLNRVRTF
- the rtcR gene encoding RNA repair transcriptional activator RtcR, with translation MKKRRVVIGVLGTVLDRRGKRTNRFKKWRPTVGLCQQPDMPVDRLELIHQPHDAGMCQQLIEDINLLSPQTAVRSHAIAISDPWDFEEVYAAFLDFATHYDFDTENEEYLVHITTGTHVAQICWFLLTEARYLPASLLQTGPAVRGATEEAIPVGICSVIDLDLSRYTTLTSRFQREQQQSVSFLKAGIDTRNATFNKLIDRIERVALRSGDPILLTGPTGAGKSFLARRIYELRQSRHLVAGKLVAVNCATLRGDNAMSTLFGHVKGAFTGALTPRSGLLREADGGVLFLDEIAELGLDEQAMLLKAIEEKTFFPFGSDKEVHSDFQLIAGTHRDMPQWVAEGRFREDLYARINMWSFALPGLAQRREDIAPNVEFELQRFSSSQQTQIRFDKEARERYLTFACSAQSQWRGNFRELGSSVARMATLAEQGRITTDLVDEEIALLKASWQVTPSQPALEMEIDLFDRRQLETVLEVCRRSTSLSEAGRELFAVSRQKKTNPNDADRLRKYLARFGMRWENLK
- a CDS encoding tyrosine-type recombinase/integrase; the encoded protein is MAANLTETAIRGLKTKSTSYYVWNNSAQRGTGRLGVKVQPSGSKVFYFRYYVEKGKKEKFIQLGIWPEMKLVTANELAKKYGAWLIEGKEPQQELEQQRLAEQHIMQLHRSQGSFKELVHGYVNKMKLDNKRTWADVLKRLEKECYSVIPRETKAKDVTPLQIKTILSAIIQRDAVVHANRIRSYLMAAFNYGLKADNDPMNTSVGITFGLEVNPVSAIPKQSSAEKVGDIWLTLEELRVVMEQFAKATNVGPLMQHLIRFCVYAGGQRPFEMIASQWSAIDWQQKTLLVIADVSKNKREHLIPLTESALQELASVKELTKESNSPYIFPLSTNGERPVRTDSLARSIMYFRAFNPEFKVFTARDLRRTCKTLMGEAGISKEIRDRIQNHALNDVSSKHYDRYDYLPEKRRALEIWEDRVNNYQRQQENNVVNLFGRRQELGKI
- a CDS encoding inovirus Gp2 family protein, whose protein sequence is MESQYLLTDEEIVMLTTETSRMYDSPIDGYMLNKALNMVYNSLEQHKRILAIRTDPRFAMSHVPGEPDLPICFQQDDPQAITRFFESLKSQLRADHKRSRRAGDPTLPSYVWCRERDTGEHPHYHLMLLFNADVYGYLGNYQELNAKNMATRIQKAWCSAVGLAHEDYATLTEFPPNAVYRFSIFDALDRNSVYWDFLIRLAYLAKTRTKDVHSGYRNFGTSQCPRLSGLAC
- a CDS encoding helix-turn-helix transcriptional regulator encodes the protein MSTTFITPTPEERLKVLRNYGEQSERLVRERERQVITSISRSTAWKLEKAGKFPQRKSLGVKSCGWLLSDLLYWINER
- a CDS encoding YfjI family protein codes for the protein MFKRTKSKQNRELCLEFQTLPTFVQRLIRYIHYKTGAAVELILIVLLGVMAYACQDKFDVQLKNGKTFTSLYLLFLARSGSRKSTVFRLLMEEIYRLEKELKDDFLLKEKVYEQKFASWEVELKEYKKQYSKAIRQKSGVTEALEAQEECHARKPVAPIRKYLTKNDSTSEGLRKVLAQGSPSLMLGSDEAGGLFDGNLFRNTPVLNSLWGEGKIADSRASRDSYDVDDARLSMLLMMQPGLFDYYLGKQGKIAKDSGWLARLLPIDMEQIPELCIIPDDACSWSDEPELEEFFSILTKHLQDGMRRRGKNEERICITLSEEAKTLWDKQSQRIRELMKLGEDLHHYDDFGARFMEHASRIAAVMQMFITPDLPIITKETLVSAFKITEWCLNHLIVKIDATRKPSDSEILLFWLEEHVISNQSYDFRRHSIRRDGPNCLRNIERLISVLKKLESERKVQLFKEGGVDYVKFIGSEMKPENLANVLKIPTLSSGSVAFNKLPRPE